A portion of the Salvelinus alpinus chromosome 33, SLU_Salpinus.1, whole genome shotgun sequence genome contains these proteins:
- the LOC139562896 gene encoding zinc finger protein 408-like isoform X2, with protein sequence MEKTNDTNWPRPCGNPDVLNAVPRGLTVGPSLANDGQLGLWCVGHALQKGMLLGVENQSNTFDQSEDFTESLMEEAYQTIIKGHLWDRCYWIRFACNARRKDEQNVTVHEVDGSLCLRACKDINPGTELLLWSFLADPLEHDGSQGGSLTTPGKPRKQVTPRKSREERSPGVNSTEQELKLTEPEEHTEDSDMSTSPLGSTESMVVEEEKSQAGIKRTKPLIYKMKKRCVRDSHSRGEKTMEQNGEVDPGKIIKTERFIPEITNVPCSNEDKLVSPADEPPKSSEEPGNVVRKPQEEQGPQVVRASCRLAAKPRKVHSLVGCIHKRLQGRKNGYLDRQVTLEVTSRVGDENGQACQETDIKGRENISSDEISKDSDKGGKKDPEELMTAPDLFNIRERRYTCDECDKSFFQLCHLKKHKFTHSDLKPYLCTECGKNYSSQENFRAHLLMHKGERPFKCQQCDKSYGLKRDLKEHEVLHTGERPFVCDICGKAFARRPSLRIHREAHRAKEENYHAPKLRCPVCDKELANSGSLRNHMRLHTGERPYACPHCSKTFRQRGNLLGHLRIHTGEKPYKCNHCNQYFSQVPELRRHLISHTGEVYLCPICGKALRDPHTLRAHERLHTGERPHKCEVCGKAYTMATKLRRHMKSHLEEKPYKCQACGAGYTLMQSLVRHQLSHKKREDRTSGELADALAALESSHSAPARGRPRKTPRKKEVKPWVDVTEENMESQTVVYVQAIEDLAMPNSGEVIVSTYDSYHDNAISSVVIEEGLEQDVGQIQLNENVIEIVVSDSSDKCIVVREHKTHSNLVILQGEDGLSSVAETIEIETGV encoded by the exons ATGGAAAAAACGAATGATACAAATTGGCCAAGACCCTGTGGAAATCCTGA TGTGCTGAATGCTGTTCCCCGTGGACTGACAGTGGGCCCCTCTCTAGCAAATGATGGCCAGTTGGGGCTCTGGTGTGTAGGACATGCTCTGCAGAAAGGGATGCTTCTGGGTGTGGAAAACCAAAGCAACACCTTTGACCAAAGTGAAGACTTTACAGAG AGCTTGATGGAAGAAGCGTATCAGACGATAATCAAGGGGCATCTTTGGGACAGGTGCTATTGGATTAG ATTTGCCTGTAATGCAAGGAGAAAGGATGAACAGAATGTTACTGTTCATGAGGTGGATGGAAGTCTCTGTCTAAGGGCCTGCAAAGACATCAACCCAGGGACAGAACTTCTGCTTTGGAGTTTCCTAGCTGATCCTCTGGAACACGATGGAAGCCAAGGAGGGTCACTAACAACACCAGGCAAACCTCGCAAACAAGTTACACCTCGCAAGTCCAGGGAGGAGAGATCCCCAGGTGTAAACTCCACGGAGCAAGAGCTCAAGCTTACAG AGCCTGAGGAGCACACTGAAGATTCAGACATGTCAACTTCTCCACTGGGGTCTACAGAGtctatggtggtggaggaggagaaaagcCAGGCTGGAATCAAAAGGACCAAACCTCTTATCTACAAAATGAAAAAGAGATGTGTGAGAGACTCTCATTCCAGGGGTGAGAAAACAATGGAACAGAATGGAGAAGTTGACCCTGGCAAAATAATAAAAACAGAACGTTTCATTCCAGAAATAACCAATGTGCCATGCTCTAATGAGGACAAACTTGTGAGTCCTGCAGACGAGCCTCCAAAGAGCAGTGAAGAACCAGGTAATGTGGTAAGAAAACCCCAGGAGGAACAGGGGCCACAGGTTGTCAGGGCCAGTTGCAGACTGGCTGCTAAACCCAGGAAGGTGCATTCATTAGTCGGCTGCATCCACAAGCGTCTTCAAGGGCGCAAAAATGGGTATCTGGATCGTCAAGTGACATTGGAGGTTACGTCCAGAGTTGGTGATGAAAATGGTCAAGCTTGCCAAGAAACAGACATAAAAGGTAGAGAAAATATAAGCTCAGATGAAATCTCAAAGGATAGTGACAAAGGGGGGAAGAAAGACCCGGAGGAGCTTATGACAGCTCCAGACCTCTTTAACATCAGGGAAAGGAGGTATACATGTGACGAGTGTGACAAGAGTTTCTTCCAGCTCTGTCACCTGAAGAAGCACAAATTCACTCACTCGGACCTGAAGCCTTACTTATGCACAGAGTGTGGTAAGAATTACAGCTCCCAAGAGAACTTCAGGGCCCACCTTCTAATGCATAAGGGAGAGAGGCCATTCAAGTGCCAGCAGTGTGACAAGAGCTATGGCCTGAAACGGGATCTGAAGGAGCATGAAGTTCTTCATACAGGAGAGAGGCCTTTTGTCTGCGATATCTGTGGGAAGGCTTTTGCCCGCCGGCCTTCATTACGTATTCATAGAGAGGCCCACCGCGCCAAGGAAGAGAATTACCATGCTCCTAAGCTCAGGTGCCCTGTATGCGATAAAGAACTGGCCAATTCGGGCTCCCTTAGGAATCACATGCGCTTGCACACAGGAGAACGGCCTTATGCCTGTCCCCACTGCAGTAAGACATTCCGACAGCGGGGAAACCTTTTGGGGCATCTACGcatccacacaggggagaagccttacaaGTGTAACCATTGTAATCAGTACTTTTCGCAGGTGCCTGAACTCCGCAGACACCTCATATCACACACAGGGGAAGTCTACCTCTGCCCTATATGTGGCAAAGCCTTGCGGGACCCCCACACCTTGCGGGCCCACGAACGTTTACACACAGGGGAGAGACCTCACAAGTGTGAGGTGTGTGGGAAGGCCTACACCATGGCCACCAAGCTACGCCGTCACATGAAGTCACACCTTGAGGAGAAGCCCTACAAATGTCAGGCATGTGGTGCTGGCTACACGCTAATGCAGAGCTTGGTTCGCCACCAGCTCTCCCATAAAAAGAGAGAAGATCGGACATCTGGGGAGCTAGCTGACGCTCTGGCAGCTCTGGAGTCTAGCCACTCTGCCCCTGCTAGAGGCAGACCTAGAAAGACCCCTCGCAAGAAAGAGGTCAAGCCATGGGTTGATGTCACTGAAGAGAACATGGAGAGTCAGACAGTAGTGTATGTTCAGGCCATCGAAGACTTAGCCATGCCTAACTCAGGGGAGGTTATTGTCAGCACCTATGACTCGTATCATGATAATGCCATATCTTCTGTGGTAATAGAGGAAGGTTTGGAACAGGATGTGGGCCAGATCCAGCTAAATGAGAATGTCATTGAGATAGTTGTCTCAGATTCTAGTGATAAGTGCATTGTGGTAAGGGAGCACAAAACACACAGCAACCTGGTGATTCTACAGGGAGAGGATGGACTGAGCTCTGTGGCAGAGACAATAGAGATAGAAACAGGAGTTTAA
- the LOC139562896 gene encoding zinc finger protein 408-like isoform X1, with amino-acid sequence MIQIGQDPVEILKSRMDSLGMRGPSLNQDFLHSVLNAVPRGLTVGPSLANDGQLGLWCVGHALQKGMLLGVENQSNTFDQSEDFTESLMEEAYQTIIKGHLWDRCYWIRFACNARRKDEQNVTVHEVDGSLCLRACKDINPGTELLLWSFLADPLEHDGSQGGSLTTPGKPRKQVTPRKSREERSPGVNSTEQELKLTEPEEHTEDSDMSTSPLGSTESMVVEEEKSQAGIKRTKPLIYKMKKRCVRDSHSRGEKTMEQNGEVDPGKIIKTERFIPEITNVPCSNEDKLVSPADEPPKSSEEPGNVVRKPQEEQGPQVVRASCRLAAKPRKVHSLVGCIHKRLQGRKNGYLDRQVTLEVTSRVGDENGQACQETDIKGRENISSDEISKDSDKGGKKDPEELMTAPDLFNIRERRYTCDECDKSFFQLCHLKKHKFTHSDLKPYLCTECGKNYSSQENFRAHLLMHKGERPFKCQQCDKSYGLKRDLKEHEVLHTGERPFVCDICGKAFARRPSLRIHREAHRAKEENYHAPKLRCPVCDKELANSGSLRNHMRLHTGERPYACPHCSKTFRQRGNLLGHLRIHTGEKPYKCNHCNQYFSQVPELRRHLISHTGEVYLCPICGKALRDPHTLRAHERLHTGERPHKCEVCGKAYTMATKLRRHMKSHLEEKPYKCQACGAGYTLMQSLVRHQLSHKKREDRTSGELADALAALESSHSAPARGRPRKTPRKKEVKPWVDVTEENMESQTVVYVQAIEDLAMPNSGEVIVSTYDSYHDNAISSVVIEEGLEQDVGQIQLNENVIEIVVSDSSDKCIVVREHKTHSNLVILQGEDGLSSVAETIEIETGV; translated from the exons ATGATACAAATTGGCCAAGACCCTGTGGAAATCCTGA AGAGTAGGATGGACTCTCTGGGTATGAGGGGCCCATCCCTAAACCAGGACTTCCTACACAGTGTGCTGAATGCTGTTCCCCGTGGACTGACAGTGGGCCCCTCTCTAGCAAATGATGGCCAGTTGGGGCTCTGGTGTGTAGGACATGCTCTGCAGAAAGGGATGCTTCTGGGTGTGGAAAACCAAAGCAACACCTTTGACCAAAGTGAAGACTTTACAGAG AGCTTGATGGAAGAAGCGTATCAGACGATAATCAAGGGGCATCTTTGGGACAGGTGCTATTGGATTAG ATTTGCCTGTAATGCAAGGAGAAAGGATGAACAGAATGTTACTGTTCATGAGGTGGATGGAAGTCTCTGTCTAAGGGCCTGCAAAGACATCAACCCAGGGACAGAACTTCTGCTTTGGAGTTTCCTAGCTGATCCTCTGGAACACGATGGAAGCCAAGGAGGGTCACTAACAACACCAGGCAAACCTCGCAAACAAGTTACACCTCGCAAGTCCAGGGAGGAGAGATCCCCAGGTGTAAACTCCACGGAGCAAGAGCTCAAGCTTACAG AGCCTGAGGAGCACACTGAAGATTCAGACATGTCAACTTCTCCACTGGGGTCTACAGAGtctatggtggtggaggaggagaaaagcCAGGCTGGAATCAAAAGGACCAAACCTCTTATCTACAAAATGAAAAAGAGATGTGTGAGAGACTCTCATTCCAGGGGTGAGAAAACAATGGAACAGAATGGAGAAGTTGACCCTGGCAAAATAATAAAAACAGAACGTTTCATTCCAGAAATAACCAATGTGCCATGCTCTAATGAGGACAAACTTGTGAGTCCTGCAGACGAGCCTCCAAAGAGCAGTGAAGAACCAGGTAATGTGGTAAGAAAACCCCAGGAGGAACAGGGGCCACAGGTTGTCAGGGCCAGTTGCAGACTGGCTGCTAAACCCAGGAAGGTGCATTCATTAGTCGGCTGCATCCACAAGCGTCTTCAAGGGCGCAAAAATGGGTATCTGGATCGTCAAGTGACATTGGAGGTTACGTCCAGAGTTGGTGATGAAAATGGTCAAGCTTGCCAAGAAACAGACATAAAAGGTAGAGAAAATATAAGCTCAGATGAAATCTCAAAGGATAGTGACAAAGGGGGGAAGAAAGACCCGGAGGAGCTTATGACAGCTCCAGACCTCTTTAACATCAGGGAAAGGAGGTATACATGTGACGAGTGTGACAAGAGTTTCTTCCAGCTCTGTCACCTGAAGAAGCACAAATTCACTCACTCGGACCTGAAGCCTTACTTATGCACAGAGTGTGGTAAGAATTACAGCTCCCAAGAGAACTTCAGGGCCCACCTTCTAATGCATAAGGGAGAGAGGCCATTCAAGTGCCAGCAGTGTGACAAGAGCTATGGCCTGAAACGGGATCTGAAGGAGCATGAAGTTCTTCATACAGGAGAGAGGCCTTTTGTCTGCGATATCTGTGGGAAGGCTTTTGCCCGCCGGCCTTCATTACGTATTCATAGAGAGGCCCACCGCGCCAAGGAAGAGAATTACCATGCTCCTAAGCTCAGGTGCCCTGTATGCGATAAAGAACTGGCCAATTCGGGCTCCCTTAGGAATCACATGCGCTTGCACACAGGAGAACGGCCTTATGCCTGTCCCCACTGCAGTAAGACATTCCGACAGCGGGGAAACCTTTTGGGGCATCTACGcatccacacaggggagaagccttacaaGTGTAACCATTGTAATCAGTACTTTTCGCAGGTGCCTGAACTCCGCAGACACCTCATATCACACACAGGGGAAGTCTACCTCTGCCCTATATGTGGCAAAGCCTTGCGGGACCCCCACACCTTGCGGGCCCACGAACGTTTACACACAGGGGAGAGACCTCACAAGTGTGAGGTGTGTGGGAAGGCCTACACCATGGCCACCAAGCTACGCCGTCACATGAAGTCACACCTTGAGGAGAAGCCCTACAAATGTCAGGCATGTGGTGCTGGCTACACGCTAATGCAGAGCTTGGTTCGCCACCAGCTCTCCCATAAAAAGAGAGAAGATCGGACATCTGGGGAGCTAGCTGACGCTCTGGCAGCTCTGGAGTCTAGCCACTCTGCCCCTGCTAGAGGCAGACCTAGAAAGACCCCTCGCAAGAAAGAGGTCAAGCCATGGGTTGATGTCACTGAAGAGAACATGGAGAGTCAGACAGTAGTGTATGTTCAGGCCATCGAAGACTTAGCCATGCCTAACTCAGGGGAGGTTATTGTCAGCACCTATGACTCGTATCATGATAATGCCATATCTTCTGTGGTAATAGAGGAAGGTTTGGAACAGGATGTGGGCCAGATCCAGCTAAATGAGAATGTCATTGAGATAGTTGTCTCAGATTCTAGTGATAAGTGCATTGTGGTAAGGGAGCACAAAACACACAGCAACCTGGTGATTCTACAGGGAGAGGATGGACTGAGCTCTGTGGCAGAGACAATAGAGATAGAAACAGGAGTTTAA
- the LOC139562898 gene encoding prothrombin-like yields the protein MGRIPATLIFILLFSSTLQITLCENVFLNSKEASQVFIRAKRANSFLEELKPGNLERECIEEICDHEEAREVFEKPDKTKAFWGSYLACKGTSLLRDKDNIKTLRGCIDASGECSVGNGVNYNGTIFTTSSGKTCQYWRSNFPHRITEFNSFLDETLYENYCRNPDKTPEGPWCFTRDPTVRREQCIVPKCGEPWVPPKVSATVDGKAKYTKKDCLANNGLDYTGDLSVTMNGKKCLPWASPKALALSKGKNFIPEVKLVTNHCRNPDGDMEGPWCYVDQHGNTTVDYCDLEMCDDPIDNYEEAAGGRERTTLSGPRESFFSPRSFGSGEMVCGERPMFEKISKKDGREQELIDSYQGGRIVKGIDAEVASAPWQVMLYKKSPQELLCGASLISDEWILTAAHCILYPPWNKNFTINDILVRLGKHNRAKFEKGTEKIVAIDEIIVHPKYNWKENLNRDIALLHMRRPITFTDEIHPVCLPTKQVAKTLMFAGYKGRVTGWGNLYETWSSSPKSLPTVLQQIHLPIVEQDICRDSTSIRITDNMFCAGFKPEEQKTGDACEGDSGGPFVMKNPDDNRWYQIGIVSWGEGCDRDGKYGFYTHLFRMRKWMKKVIDKTGGDDDD from the exons ATGGGTCGAATACCCGCAACTCTCATTTTCATTCTACTATTTTCTTCTACTCTTCAGATCACCCTTTGTGAAAATG TATTTCTTAACAGCAAGGAAGCCTCACAGGTTTTTATCCGTGCTAAACGGGCAAATTCCTTCCTTGAGGAGTTGAAACCTGGGAACTTGGAACGGGAGTGCATCGAGGAGATCTGTGACCATGAAGAAGCCCGTGAAGTCTTTGAAAAGCCTGACAAGACG AAGGCCTTTTGGGGCAGCTATTTGG CTTGCAAAGGCACTTCACTGCTGAGAGACAAGGACAATATAAAAACATTGAGAGGGTGTATTGATGCCAGTG GAGAGTGCTCAGTGGGCAATGGTGTGAACTACAACGGTACCATCTTCACTACTTCCTCAGGAAAAACATGCCAGTACTGGCGCAGTAACTTCCCACACAGAATTAC GGAGTTCAATAGTTTCCTGGATGAGACCCTGTATGAGAACTATTGCAGGAACCCAGACAAAACTCCTGAAGGACCTTGGTGCTTCACCAGGGATCCCACAGTCAGGAGAGAGCAATGCATCGTCCCAAAATGTG GTGAGCCTTGGGTACCCCCAAAAGTATCTGCTACAGTAGATGGGAAAGCCAAGTACACCAAGAAGGACTGCCTGGCCAACAATGGCTTGGATTATACAGGTGATCTCTCAGTTACCATGAATGGCAAAAAGTGTCTGCCTTGGGCCTCCCCAAAGGCATTGGCACTCAGCAAAGGAAAGAATTTCATCCCAGAGGTCAAACTTGTGACGAACCACTGTAGAAACCCTGACGGAGATATGGAGGGACCCTGGTGCTATGTGGACCAGCATGGAAATACCACTGTGGACTACTGTGACCTTGAGATGTGTG ATGACCCAATAGATAACTATGAGGAGGCGGCCGGTGGAAGGGAAAGGACAACACTCTCTGGCCCCAGAGAATCCTTCTTCAGCCCTCGGAGCTTTGGCAGTGGAGAGATGG TGTGCGGAGAGCGACCCATGTTTGAGAAGATAAGTAAGAAGGACGGTAGAGAGCAAGAACTGATTGACTCCTACCAAGGAGGCCGTATTGTTAAAGGGATTGACGCAGAAGTGGCCAGTGCACCATG GCAGGTGATGTTGTACAAGAAAAGCCCACAGGAGCTGCTGTGTGGGGCCAGTCTAATCAGTGATGAGTGGATCCTCACTGCAGCCCACTGCATCCTCTACCCACCATGGAACAAGAACTTCACCATCAATGACATCCTGGTCCGCCTTGGTAAACATAACAGAGCTAA GTTTGAGAAGGGCACAGAGAAGATTGTGGCCATTGATGAGATAATTGTCCACCCCAAGTACAACTGGAAGGAGAACCTGAACCGGGACATTGCTCTGCTGCACATGAGGAGGCCCATTACTTTCACCGATGAGATTCATCCTGTCTGTCTACCAACCAAGCAGGTTGCTAAGAC ACTGATGTTTGCTGGTTATAAAGGCCGTGTGACAGGCTGGGGGAACCTATATGAGACATGGAGTTCCTCCCCCAAGTCTCTACCCACAGTTCTCCAGCAGATCCATCTACCCATCGTTGAACAGGATATCTGCAGAGACTCTACCTCTATCCGCATCACTGACAACATGTTCTGTGCTG GCTTCAAACCAGAGGAACAGAAAACTGGTGACGCTTGTGAAGGGGACAGCGGTGGTCCCTTTGTCATGAAG AACCCAGATGACAACCGTTGGTACCAGATCGGCATTGTGTCCTGGGGAGAAGGATGTGACAGGGATGGGAAATATGGATTCTACACCCATCTTTTCCGTATGAGAAAGTGGATGAAGAAAGTTATTGACAAAACAGGCGGCGATGACGACGATTGA
- the LOC139562901 gene encoding rho GTPase-activating protein 1-like produces the protein MSSDLLVDLNDDLGVDDPPSNALDQLKLSPMGDKLWPPDDSSMSKSETDISKRLGEGSHLSWDHPYYDIARHQIVEVAGDDNFGRKVIVFNACRMPPHHELDHHKLLMYLKATLDQYVESDYTLIYFHNGLTSENKPSLSWLRDAYREFDRKYKKNIKALYIVHPTMFIKTLLILFKPLISFKFGQKINYINYLSELEDVVKCEQLVIPTRVRVYDEKIRASLKPSVQAQMSPPRSPPLPNQQFGVSLPMLRARSSDNEAVPLVMRDTVAFLMEQGLEIEGIFRRSANVTLVKDVQHRYNSGEELSFSQMEDVHLAAVILKTFLRELPEPLLTYQLYNDIVNFHNVDSSAKVTAIRNMLAMLPEENYASLKFLIEFLVQVSAQSEINKMNNTNLAVVFGPNLLWGQDAAMTLSAIGPINNFTRTLLDQHDKVFSP, from the exons ATGTCTTCAGATCTTCTGGTTGACCTCAATGATGACCTTGGAGTAGATGATCCTCCCAGCAATGCCCTGGACCAGCTCAAACTGTCTCCAATGGGGGACAAGCTGTGGCCCCCAGATGACTCCAGTATGAGCAAGTCTG AGACGGACATATCCAAGCGGTTGGGGGAGGGGTCACACCTatcctgggaccacccatactATGATATTGCCAGGCATCAGATTGTCGAAGTAGCAG GTGATGATAACTTTGGCAGGAAGGTGATTGTCTTCAACGCCTGTCGGATGCCCCCCCACCACGAACTGGACCACCACAAGCTACTGAT GTATCTGAAGGCCACCCTAGACCAGTATGTTGAGAGCGACTACACCCTCATCTACTTCCATAATGGCCTCACCAGTGAGAACAAGCCATCTCTCAGCTGGCTGAGAGACGCCTACAGAGAATTTGACCGGAA GTACAAGAAGAACatcaaggcactgtacattgtcCACCCCACCATGTTCATCAAGACTCTTCTCATCCTCTTCAAGCCTCTCATCAG CTTCAAATTTGGACAAAAGATCAACTACATCAACTACCTGAGTGAACTGGAGGACGTTGTTAAGTGTGAGCAGCTAGTGATACCCACCCGGGTGCGAGT GTATGATGAAAAAATCAGAGCCTCACTAAAACCATCAGTTCAGGCCCAGATGTCCCCCCCCCGCAGTCCACCACTACCCAATCAACAGTTTGGAGTCTCCTTGCCAAT GCTAAGAGCGAGAAGTTCAGACAACGAAGCAGTTCCATTGGTGATGCGAGACACCGTGGCCTTCTTAATGGAACAAG gtctTGAAATTGAGGGGATATTCCGGCGGTCAGCCAACGTGACGCTCGTCAAGGATGTTCAGCACAGATATAACTCAG GTGAGGAGTTGAGTTTTTCCCAGATGGAGGACGTTCACCTGGCAGCTGTCATCCTCAAGACATTCCTCAGAGAACTACCAGAGCCCCTCCTCACATACCAGCTCTACAATGACATTGTCAACTTTCACA ATGTTGACAGCAGTGCCAAAGTGACTGCGATCCGGAACATGCTGGCAATGCTCCCTGAGGAGAACTATGCCTCCCTGAAGTTCCTCATTGAGTTCCTGGTGCAG GTGTCCGCACAGAGTGAGATCAACAAGATGAACAACACCAACCTGGCAGTGGTGTTTGGACCCAACCTGCTATGGGGACAAGACGCTGCCATGACACTCAGTGCCATCGGCCCCATCAATAACTTCACCAGAACTCTGTTGGACCAACACGACAAGGTCTTTTCCCCCTAA